A single window of Dermochelys coriacea isolate rDerCor1 chromosome 2, rDerCor1.pri.v4, whole genome shotgun sequence DNA harbors:
- the LOC119852328 gene encoding nascent polypeptide-associated complex subunit alpha, muscle-specific form-like isoform X3 yields the protein MPGESAKAEGALLQTDPGGLCPAEADGSRNASSTSTPSGASSPLSALTPVQVSLTAAPDCTSPAAMDPTLCSPGALAFLPAKKEDRPQPEGASCDMAVGSSPAGLAALSECGQVLLETPPKACAAPKGFQEALSVDMLDTRIVMGEETQCSRDKTDAGVEPHSSLLDTKAPVSEAAVTESLVADAREESSEEENQILESSSEAAGKLSAQATPGESPCPKPRDNRQVCLYQPPGLLPWEPEEPSVTIKEKLFSQGESMADVPSPSPVPAKDPPDELAEAGHLQPPQVKPVLDPDLYFTAPSTPIKTVYSHLKHLPYTKDSLSEEQSDMDNEGLCSPPTSPSGSYITAEGGSWASSGTSSTSPSCSPNLIAESETIEASTAYGESLSELELSEEPAQYARSSCLSPELLEEEEGDLSLDRLSSGNTALPSVPAEEEGNGQTMPEEWDSEIATSIAWVPHTTELEDPGELLPVQDKDLPQPGGDSGDETEPLKSTVARQLLKVDVFTSDTAGANLGAMDAAKEPLESSLLSCSPIPLPGLQSESSSVSGASCSSDTETPSSLQAETTGSSAELPSDFTDNDQMIPATLLPFHGSLIFEAESLEITLFPQGESVENVVYGAEEDDSTSASFLHSLSENSINEGVDESFVYQDDTSQSSNSTSYNGEADERLYSTEQYAVVTPLAQEGEKPAVEDSEPVASRSGSESEMETSSDASDTDEEYTAFSALDMELAAVPHTEVEVGFEPEGNVAHQDELEGTMEEEEGEAERQPPAQSEGMPKLAAIAEPKAAPVGEHSDSEDSPGSSSVSATGCSWSPSLKPDSTTSSEESAPRAESDRAGDSPGNTGSSSESSLEHQSSLSDIQEALEKGLPSSGECLITCFDTDEEMEAFPGLEVVLENTEPISQSATAEVCGAPWRGGDGRGSVIPLPWKQKPAPTELAEPTARKASDASMFEIGTKLKESEAHLLELLDQDSTSLGGRREDHFEAQLGASDDTSLEQPEVARADSEPAGECLIACFSSSEEELEEAASLDQVNNNEEQGELFLEANLDSLPPLGQNDTQPNVLTETASHNKPTLAVVVDQQQEPPLPPGDAESQSLDLHAMQKGLQELQRRLDGSSQLFRQQECGELDMSSESEIETYVKRYFSTTEFSLLPQATATPESTEPTWGQEALGKELALANSSIPEPVWLCSGTETKDSNSREPQLDKSIPASPGSWMPAEMNSRTDQNQEELKASTEEKQLATEAVESDLESKFGVSPVTAMEEIQPKVAAQALESLGEPVEMVTPAPCSGTVNYDLQTRSAEGATDASVSGSEAYSQTDSVLAQVFPLGDQLEMESPTVAALGQTLPKPGAQALQAPHVCSLDPDVPELRDSNMNLLKTAGSESPWEPEHGAGEDQDLSVSTSCSENVMLKGGMENADAEEMAKKTEDQPNHDKLPGGKGTSNQEQWVDSTQLPQEAKAAAKDEPATPQESESLGSMLEEEALISEATSEEGVCLTDEEREAEAQPEESWPGTPLPKGEREVELAESAEAASEGSSSSFSDDLPSGDSLEGRQTPGRAALGLDDKTTTADSTWEELDKAASSRGSSPEPPDTTWAFMHTDSSFFMLSEESTGEITRLVESKSSQTWRELDAPEQAVSQLTEQQEGDIPTELKEAVLQPEYLHMGICSRDSPSLLVHSPSGVSSAEHGPAPESPEHSLALCLHYSSLQEAPHSTHSECTRLRADMLVPSNQLLLFTASEEEIYIGKPAVPGQPPAEAGDSCPSTNLEAEGPAEYSGPTKTGPDSMESTAVVAESLSVSLGLLEPSGALLENSADPPAASLEWQQITAMLQGSFGNLQASQLKVGPLCPASIQMVTEAQSVLASLKERVLECASEATTDSSEANKAQEGVAKAQPEPEMPTLELTTGTISPQPSEDQGAQQLSEAESSSEQAQLESICEMPLAAEGMPSPVLLTSSVGSSESATPVLEKQDLSAEEDSGLHSEGPLEEEAVQASSGTHAKDQDQRSPSLEEPTELGILPREEEPRESPGEAGVDGAMPEASQAGHLKSPQHPADKGNQQSQIPLEDTESNRENETHPTTEATSPLMLCSSPSPEPSAASLASDSQPPKSSPPELCPIPVAAPLQTGRPASPETAVEDSPSPEPSAASLASDSQPPESSPPEPCPIPVAAPLQPGRPASPETAVEDSPSPEPSAASLASDSQPPESPPPEPCPITVAAPLQTGRPASPETAVEDSPSPEPSAASLASDSQPPESSPPEPCPIPVAAPLQPGRPASPETAVEDSPSPEPSAASLASDSQPPESPPPEPCPITVAAPLQTGRPASPETAVEDSPSPEPSAASLASDSQPPESPPPEPCPIPVAAPLQPGWPASPEAAVEDAPSPLPCSELIEVPPALSFPPPCSEDPIQGQKDTSGLPASEVLSVAEVTRAEDQPSLPLDSRKYLEALESSASPVPCRDPFPSSRDSRGRPQLPGNKDARGRGSASAEERRAHRGSIQSESSSSSESELPYRCPEIESLQEAAGMTLLEDKPPVGQRSCEVNHKDPSHFQWELKHNWGREALLDSELLARQFSAP from the exons ATGGCTCTCGGAATGCCTCCAGCACTTCCACCCCCAGTGGTGCCTCTTCACCCCTCTCCGCCCTGACTCCAGTGCAGGTCTCCCTGACAGCAGCCCCTGATTGTACAAGCCCTGCTGCCATGGACCCCACCCTCTGCAGCCCAGGAGCCCTGGCCTTCCTGCCGGCCAAGAAAGAGGACAGGCCCCAGCCAGAAGGAGCCAGCTGTGACATGGCTGTTGGAAGCTCCCCCGCTGGCCTGGCCGCACTGAGCGAGTGTGGCCAGGTCCTGCTGGAAACACCTCCCAAAGCTTGTGCGGCCCCCAAAGGCTTCCAGGAAGCGCTGAGCGTGGATATGCTGGACACCAGGAttgtgatgggggaggagacCCAGTGCAGCCGTGACAAGACGGACGCAGGGGTGGAGCCGCACAGCTCTCTGCTGGACACCAAGGCTCCTGTGTCTGAGGCAGCCGTCACTGAAAGCCTCGTGGCTGATGCCAGAGAGGAGTCAAGTGAGGAGGAAAATCAGATCCTAGAGAGCAGCTCCGAGGCTGCTGGGAAACTCTCTGCccaggccacaccaggggaatctccctgccccaaacccaGAGACAACAGGCAAGTGTGTCTCTATCAGCCTCCTGGTCTGCTACCCTGGGAGCCCGAAGAGCCAAGCGTGACGATAAAGGAGAAGTTGTTTTCTCAGGGTGAAAGCATGGCTGACGTGCCTTCCCCATCTCCCGTGCCTGCCAAAGACCCCCCCGATGAGCTGGCCGAGGCAGGGCACTTGCAACCCCCACAGGTCAAACCAGTCCTGGATCCAGACCTGTACTTCACAGCCCCATCAACGCCCATCAAAACAGTCTACTCCCACCTCAAGCACCTCCCCTACACCAAGGACAGCCTGAGCGAGGAGCAGAGCGATATGGACAATGAAGGGCTGTGCTCCCCACCCACCTCTCCATCAGGGTCCTACATCACCGCCGAGGGGGGCAGCTGGGCCTCCTCAGGCACCTCCAGCACGTCCCCATCTTGTTCTCCCAACCTGATCGCTGAGTCGGAGACCATAGAAGCCTCAACTGCTTATGGGGAATCCCTGTCGGAGCTGGAGCTTTCTGAGGAGCCGGCTCAATATGCCAGGAGCTCCTGTCTGTCTCCTgagctgctggaggaggaggaaggtgacCTGTCTTTGGACAGACTCTCCTCTGGAAACACGGCTCTGCCTTCAGTGCCggcagaggaggaagggaatGGTCAGACCATGCCAGAAGAGTGGGACTCTGAAATTGCTACCTCTATTGCATGGGTCCCTCACACCACAGAGCTGGAGGATCCAGGtgagctgctgccagttcaggacaaggacctgccccagccaggaggagaCTCTGGGGATGAAACAGAGCCACTGAAAAGCactgtggccaggcagctccttAAGGTGGATGTCTTCACCTCTGACACAGCTGGTGCCAACCTGGGGGCCATGGATGCAGCAAAAGAGCCCCTGGAGTCCAGCCTGTTGTCCTGTTCCCCCATCCCCTTGCCAGGCCTCCAGTCAGAGTCCAGCAGTGTGTCTGGGGCAAGCTGCTCATCGGACACAGAGACACCCAGCAGCCTGCAGGCCGAGACCACCGGCTCCTCAGCAGAGCTCCCATCAGACTTCACAGACAACGACCAGATGATCCCTGCCACGCTGCTGCCCTTTCACGGGAGCCTGATCTTCGAGGCTGAGTCGCTGGAGATAACACTGTTTCCCCAGGGCGAGTCCGTGGAGAACGTTGTCTATGGGGCAGAGGAAGACGACAGCACCTCCGCCTCCTTCCTGCACTCTCTGTCGGAGAACTCCATCAACGAGGGCGTGGATGAGTCCTTCGTCTACCAAGATGACACTTCCCAGTCCTCCAACTCCACCTCCTATAACGGCGAGGCGGATGAGCGGCTGTACAGCACCGAGCAATATGCTGTGGTGACCCCCTTGGCTCAGGAAGGGGAGAAGCCAGCTGTGGAGGACTCTGAGCCAGTAGCCTCCCGCTCAGGCAGCGAGAGCGAGATGGAGACGTCATCAGATGCCTCTGACACCGATGAGGAATACACAGCTTTCTCAGCTCTGGACATGGAGCTGGCTGCAGTCCCCCACACAGAAGTGGAGGTCGGGTTTGAGCCAGAGGGCAATGTGGCTCACCAGGATGAGCTGGAGGGAAccatggaggaggaagaaggggaggcAGAGAGGCAGCCACCAGCCCAAAGTGAGGGGATGCCAAAATTGGCAGCAATCGCCGAACCCAAGGCAGCACCAGTGGGTGAACACAGCGACTCTGAAGACAGCCCAGGAAGCAGCAGTGTCTCGGCcacaggctgcagctggagcccctctCTGAAACCAGACAGTACAACATCCTCCGAGGAATCTGCTCCAAGAGCCGAATCTGACCGGGCGGGTGACTCTCCGGGGAATACTGGCTCCTCCTCAGAGAGCTCCCTAGAGCACCAGTCCTCACTGTCGGACATCCAGGAGGCCCTGGAGAAAGGACTCCCCAGTTCAGGAGAGTGCCTAATTACCTGCTTTGATACAGACGAGGAGATGGAGGCCTTCCCTGGGCTGGAGGTAGTCTTGGAGAACACAGAGCCAATAAGTCAGTCGGCTACTGCTGAAGTGTGTGGGGCaccatggagaggtggggatgggaggggatcTGTGATACCCTTGCCATGGAAACAGAAGCCAGCTCCCACTGAGCTCGCTGAGCCTACTGCCAGGAAAGCCAGTGATGCCTCTATGTTTGAGATAGGCACCAAGCTGAAGGAGTCTGAAGCGCATCTCCTGGAGCTCCTAGACCAGGACAGCACttctctgggagggaggagggaagatcACTTTGAGGCCCAACTGGGAGCCTCCGATGACACCAGCTTGGAACAGCCTGAAGTGGCCAGAGCTGACAGTGAGCCAGCAGGAGAGTGCTTGATCGCCTGCTTCTCCTCCtctgaggaggagctggaggaggccGCCTCTCTCGATCAAGTCAACAACAATGAGGAACAAGGGGAGCTGTTCTTGGAAGCCAACCTGGATTCCTTGCCCCCTCTGGGACAAAATGACACACAGCCAAACGTGCTCACAGAAACAGCCAGCCACAACAAGCCCACATTGGCTGTGGTGGTGGATCAGCAACAGGAGCCCCCTCTCCCACCTGGGGATgcagagtcccagagcctggaccTCCATGCGATGCAGAAAGGCCTGCAGGAACTCCAGAGGAGGCTGGATGGGAGCAGCCAGCTCTTCAGGCAGCAGGAGTGTGGGGAGCTGGACATGAGCTCAGAGTCTGAGATAGAGACCTATGTGAAAAGGTATTTCAGCACAACAGAGTTTTCACTGCTCCCTCAGGCCACAGCAACTCCAGAGAGCACTGAACCAACCTGGGGGCAAGAAGCTCTAGGCAAGGAGTTGGCCCTGGCAAACAGCAGCATCCCTGAGCCAGTCTGGCTATGCTCAGGGACAGAGACCAAAGACTCCAACTCAAGAGAACCTCAACTGGACAAGAGcatccctgcctctcctggcagCTGGATGCCAGCAGAAATGAACAGCAGAACAGACCAGAATCAAGAGGAGCTCAAGGCAAGCACAGAAGAGAAGCAGCTCGCCACTGAGGCTGTAGAATCTGACTTGGAGTCCAAGTTTGGTGTCTCACCTGTCACTGCGATGGAAGAGATCCAGCCAAAGGTGGCTGCTCAGGCTCTGGAGAGCCTGGGAGAACCTGTGGAAATGGTAACTCCAGCTCCCTGTTCAGGCACAGTCAACTATGACTTGCAGACCAGATCTGCTGAGGGAGCCACTGATGCATCTGTATCAGGAAGTGAGGCATACAGCCAAACAGATTCTGTCTTGGCTCAGGTTTTCCCCCTAGGAGACCAACTTGAAATGGAATCTCCCACTGTAGCTGCTCTAGGCCAAACCCTGCCCAAACCAGGGGCTCAAGCGCTCCAGGCCCCGCATGTCTGCAGCTTGGATCCAGATGTGCCTGAGTTGAGGGACAGCAACATGAATCTACTGAAAACAGCTGGCTCAGAGTCTCCCTGGGAGCCTGAGCATGGTGCTGGAGAGGATCAAGACTTGTCTGTCTCAACAAGCTGCAGCGAGAACGTCATGCTTAAGGGGGGAATGGAGAACGCTGATGCAGAAGAAATGGCCAAGAAAACTGAAGACCAGCCCAACCATGACAAGCTGCCTGGTGGGAAGGGGACCTCTAACCAAGAGCAGTGGGTGGATAGTACCCAGCTTCCTCAGGAAGCAAAGGCTGCTGCAAAAgatgagccagccactccacaGGAGAGCGAGAGTCTCGGCAGCATGCTGGAAGAGGAAGCGCTTATCTCTGAGGCTACATCCGAAGAAGGGGTCTGCCTCACCGATGAGGAGAGGGAGGCTGAGGCTCAGCCTGAAGAGAGTTGGCCAGGAACTCCCCTGCCCAAAGGAGAGAGGGAGGTGGAGCTGGCAGAAAGTGCAGAGGCAGCTTCCGAAGGCAGCTCTTCATCATTCAGTGATGACCTGCCCAGTGGAGACTCACTGGAAGGCAGACAAACACCAGGCCGTGCAGCACTTGGTCTTGACGACAAGACCACCACTGCGGACTCTACATGGGAGGAACTTGACAAGGCTGCTTCCTCCAGAGGATCCTCCCCAGAGCCACCGGACACCACATGGGCCTTCATGCACACTGATTCCAGCTTCTTCATGCTCTCTgaggagagcacaggagagatcaCCAGGCTGGTTGAGTCAAAATCCTCCCAGACATGGAGAGAACTGGATGCTCCAGAACAAGCGGTGAGCCAGTTGACAGAGCAGCAAGAGGGTGACATTCCAACAGAGCTGAAGGAAGCAGTCCTACAACCAGAATATCTCCACATGGGCATCTGCAGCAGAGACTCTCCATCACTGCTCGTGCACAGCCCCTCAGGGGTCTCTTCAGCTGAGCATGGCCCAGCCCCAGAGTCCCCTGAGCACAGTCTGGCTCTGTGTTTGCACTATTCCTCCCTGCAAGAAGCTCCACATTCCACTCACTCAGAGTGTACCAGACTAAGAGCTGACATGCTGGTGCCTAGCAatcagctgctgctcttcacTGCTTCTGAGGAGGAGATCTACATAGGCAAGCCTGCTGTTCCTGGCCAGCCCCCCGCAGAGGCTGGGGACAGCTGTCCTAGCACAAACCTGGAAGCGGAGGGTCCTGCTGAATATTCAGGGCCAACAAAAACAGGCCCTGACTCAATGGAATCCACAGCCGTTGTTGCAGAAAGCCTGTCGGTCAGCCTTGGATTGCTTGAGCCATCAGGTGCCTTGCTGGAGAACTCTGCTGACCCACCAGCAGCATCTCTCGAATGGCAGCAAATCACAGCCATGTTACAAGGCTCCTTCGGGAACCTCCAGGCCTCCCAGCTCAAAGTGGGGCCTCTTTGTCCTGCAAGCATCCAGATGGTGACAGAAGCACAAAGTGTCCTTGCCAGCCTCAAGGAGAGGGTCTTGGAGTGCGCCTCAGAGGCCACCACAGACTCCTCAGAGGCCAACAAAGCACAAGAGGGGGTGGCCAAAGCTCAGCCTGAACCTGAAATGCCGACTCTCGAACTCACCACTGGCACAATCTCTCCTCAGCCCAGCGAGGAccagggtgctcagcagctctctgaggcagagagcagtTCAGAACAAGCACAACTGGAGAGCATCTGTGAGATGCCACTTGCAGCAGAGGGGATGCCCAGCCCTGTACTACTCACTTCCTCTGTTGGCAGCAGTGAGTCTGCAACCCCTGTGCTAGAGAAACAGGATCTCTCAGCAGAGGAAGACTCCGGCCTGCATAGTGAAGGGCCCTTGGAGGAAGAGGCAGTCCAGGCTTCCTCTGGAACTCATGCCAAAGACCAGGACCAGAGGTCACCAAGCCTGGAGGAGCCTACAGAGCTGGGGATCTTGCCCAGGGAGGAAGAGCCCAGGGAGAGCCCTGGGGAGGCAGGTGTAGATGGTGCCATGCCAGAGGCCAGCCAAGCAGGACACCTGAAGAGTCCACAGCATCCAGCAGACAAGGGTAATCAGCAAAGCCAAATCCCACTGGAAGATACTGAAAGCAACAGAGAGAATGAGACACATCCAACTACAGAAGCAACCAGTCCATTGATGCTctgttcctctccttctcctgagCCCTCAGCAGCATCCCTGGCAAGTGATTCCCAGCCTCCCAAGTCTTCTCCACCGGAGCTTTGCCCCATCCCTGTGGCGGCTCCCCTCCAGACAGGTCGGCCTGCCTCTCCTGAAACCGCTGTGGAGGATTCGCCTTCTCCTGAGCCCTCAGCAGCGTCCCTGGCAAGTGATTCCCAGCCTCCCGAGTCGTCTCCACCAGAGCCTTGCCCCATCCCTGTGGCGGCTCCCCTCCAGCCAGGTCGGCCTGCCTCTCCTGAAACCGCTGTGGAGGATTCGCCTTCTCCTGAGCCCTCAGCAGCGTCCCTGGCAAGTGATTCCCAGCCTCCCGAGTCTCCTCCACCGGAGCCTTGCCCCATCACTGTGGCGGCTCCCCTCCAGACAGGTCGGCCTGCCTCTCCTGAAACCGCTGTGGAGGATTCGCCTTCTCCTGAGCCCTCAGCAGCGTCCCTGGCAAGTGATTCCCAGCCTCCCGAGTCGTCTCCACCGGAGCCTTGCCCCATCCCTGTGGCGGCTCCCCTCCAGCCAGGTCGGCCTGCCTCTCCTGAAACCGCTGTGGAGGATTCGCCTTCTCCTGAGCCCTCAGCAGCGTCCCTGGCAAGTGATTCCCAGCCTCCCGAGTCTCCTCCACCGGAGCCTTGCCCCATCACTGTGGCGGCTCCCCTCCAGACAGGTCGGCCTGCCTCTCCTGAAACCGCTGTGGAGGATTCGCCTTCTCCTGAGCCCTCAGCAGCGTCCCTGGCAAGTGATTCCCAGCCTCCCGAGTCTCCTCCACCGGAGCCTTGCCCCATCCCTGTGGCGGCTCCCCTCCAGCCAGGTTGGCCTGCCTCTCCTGAAGCCGCTGTGGAGGATGCACCTTCCCCTCTTCCTTGCTCTGAACTCATAGAAGTGCCTCCTGCTTTATCCTTCCCACCACCATGCTCGGAGGATCCTATCCAAGGCCAAAAAGACACCTCAGGTCTCCCAGCATCTGAAGTGCTCTCAGTCGCAGAGGTCACCCGTGCTGAAGACCAGCCATCTCTCCCACTGGATTCCAGGAAATACTTGGAAG CTCTGGAGAGCTCTGCATCCCCAGTCCCATGCAGAgaccccttccccagcagcagagATTCCCGAGGGAGACCCCAGCTCCCAGGGAACAAAGATGCCAGAGGGAGGGGTTCTGCATCCGCAGAAGAGAGGCGAGCCCACCGCGGCTCCATCCAGTCAGAGTCAAGCTCTTCCAGTGAGAGCGAGCTGCCCTACCGCTGCCCAGAGATCGAGAGCCTGCAGGAGGCGGCTGGCATGACACTGCTGGAGGACAAGCCGCCAGTGGGACAGAGAAGCTGTGAAGTTAACCATAAAG ACCCGTCCCATTTCCAGTGGGAACTGAAACACAACTGGGGGAGGGAAGCATTGCTGGATTCAGAGCTCCTCGCCAGGCAATTCTCAGCACCTTAG